Proteins from one Corallococcus exiguus genomic window:
- a CDS encoding efflux RND transporter periplasmic adaptor subunit, whose amino-acid sequence MRLVRGGWGAWGLVLALTAGGCSGGKDPGQAAPGGGPQSGSQSQGGGKPTPVQVMAVKPGPVRDTREYVGTLISRSSITVVPQVAGYIQKIPVRQGQKVKAGQVLLVVDPRQEQASLRATQAQKASAVANREFARRTRERSAQLLKEGLVSRQDYDQAVAQAAQSEAQAQAAEAQIQNQQVQLGFFNVSAPFDGVVGDIPVKLGDYVTPQTALTILDQSRALELSVQVPVDQAARVKIGETPLEVLNEDGEPIVRAPAFFVATTPNPNTQLVEVQAAFENTVGLRAGQLVRAQLVYDVRDALKMPTTAVTRQGSQSFAMVVGEGDAGTVVKRQPVTLGLVEGNDYEVLKGLDAGTQVIISGVQQLRDGMPIQPKPARQSQGQTEGMPLPPAQGMGGGSDAGQ is encoded by the coding sequence ATGCGATTGGTGAGGGGCGGTTGGGGCGCGTGGGGACTCGTGCTCGCGCTGACGGCGGGCGGGTGCAGCGGCGGCAAGGACCCCGGCCAGGCCGCGCCCGGAGGCGGCCCTCAGTCGGGCAGCCAGAGCCAGGGCGGCGGCAAGCCCACGCCCGTCCAGGTGATGGCGGTGAAGCCCGGCCCGGTGCGCGACACCCGCGAGTACGTGGGCACCCTCATCTCCCGCAGCAGCATCACCGTCGTCCCGCAGGTCGCCGGCTACATCCAGAAGATTCCCGTTCGCCAGGGCCAGAAGGTGAAGGCGGGCCAGGTGCTGCTCGTGGTGGACCCACGTCAGGAGCAAGCCTCCCTGCGCGCCACCCAGGCCCAGAAGGCCTCCGCCGTCGCCAACCGCGAGTTCGCGCGCAGGACGCGTGAGCGCAGCGCGCAGCTCCTCAAGGAAGGACTCGTCAGCCGCCAGGACTACGACCAGGCCGTGGCCCAGGCGGCGCAATCCGAGGCCCAGGCCCAGGCGGCGGAGGCGCAAATCCAGAATCAGCAGGTGCAGCTGGGCTTCTTCAACGTGAGCGCCCCCTTCGACGGCGTCGTGGGCGACATCCCGGTGAAGCTGGGCGACTACGTGACGCCGCAGACGGCGCTCACCATCCTGGACCAGAGCCGCGCGCTGGAGCTGTCCGTGCAGGTGCCCGTGGACCAGGCCGCGCGCGTGAAGATTGGCGAGACGCCACTGGAGGTGCTCAACGAGGATGGCGAGCCCATCGTCCGCGCCCCCGCCTTCTTCGTCGCCACCACACCCAATCCCAACACGCAGCTGGTGGAGGTGCAGGCCGCCTTCGAGAACACCGTGGGCCTCAGAGCCGGCCAGCTGGTGCGCGCGCAGCTCGTCTACGACGTGCGCGACGCCTTGAAGATGCCCACCACCGCGGTGACCCGGCAGGGCAGCCAGTCCTTCGCCATGGTGGTGGGGGAAGGCGACGCCGGCACCGTGGTGAAGCGCCAGCCCGTGACGCTGGGGCTGGTGGAGGGCAACGACTACGAGGTGCTCAAGGGCCTGGACGCGGGCACCCAGGTCATCATCAGCGGAGTGCAGCAGCTGCGGGACGGCATGCCCATCCAGCCGAAGCCCGCGCGGCAGTCGCAGGGCCAGACAGAAGGCATGCCCCTGCCCCCTGCCCAGGGCATGGGCGGTGGCTCGGACGCGGGTCAGTAG
- a CDS encoding TolC family protein, with product MPPPFQANVSDPLLTPAPAAPLQLQSWNEALTLLRQRSPDLQAALGQIEVAAGTWRIALANLLPSVSGNLIAQYNVLNPGIVAFGGGTGGAVTGGGGFTPTELLGVGTLTANVPVVDLASLYALGSAKESRRTANLSLAETRRQLTRGLAQALVSVSSTERLAEVNRVNLRTSLERLALAQRRFELGAGTRLDVVRVEQDAQIARRNVVTGDEDLRKARESLGLALGTPSAVGLKPGLDLTTLLQGAKATCRTLEELENRPDIAAARSRQVVAERAIGEVYRLYAPTLDLTSSTTALTVNPGFAEVPIWNVGASLVLPFWDGGAREGRLRQARGQLEQARAEVTGRERNIVIEVTQAKRAVQVTQETRDLADRQRKLAEENDRLTRRSFEVGTGTSLELVDAAGALRQAELELVIRDFQYRQAVVDAFLSEAACDW from the coding sequence GTGCCACCGCCGTTCCAGGCGAACGTGTCGGATCCATTGCTCACGCCCGCGCCCGCCGCGCCCCTCCAACTCCAGTCCTGGAACGAAGCGCTCACGCTCCTGCGCCAGCGCTCCCCCGACCTCCAGGCAGCGCTGGGCCAGATTGAAGTCGCCGCGGGTACGTGGCGCATCGCGCTCGCCAACCTGCTGCCCTCCGTCTCCGGCAACCTGATCGCCCAGTACAACGTCCTCAACCCGGGCATCGTCGCCTTCGGCGGCGGCACGGGCGGCGCGGTGACGGGCGGCGGGGGCTTCACGCCCACGGAGTTGCTGGGCGTGGGCACCCTCACCGCCAACGTGCCCGTGGTGGACCTGGCCAGCCTCTACGCCCTGGGCAGCGCCAAGGAGTCGCGGCGCACCGCCAACCTGTCGCTCGCGGAGACGCGCCGGCAGCTCACCCGCGGCCTCGCACAGGCGCTCGTCTCCGTGTCCTCCACGGAGCGCCTGGCGGAGGTCAACCGCGTCAACCTGCGCACCTCGCTGGAGCGGCTGGCCCTGGCGCAGCGCCGCTTCGAGCTGGGCGCGGGCACCCGACTGGACGTCGTCCGCGTGGAGCAGGACGCACAGATCGCTCGCCGCAACGTCGTCACCGGCGACGAGGACCTGCGCAAGGCGCGCGAGTCCCTGGGCCTGGCCCTGGGCACCCCGTCCGCCGTGGGCCTCAAGCCGGGCCTGGATCTGACCACGCTGCTCCAGGGCGCGAAGGCCACCTGCCGCACGCTGGAGGAGCTGGAGAACCGCCCGGACATCGCCGCCGCCCGCTCGCGCCAGGTGGTGGCCGAGCGCGCCATCGGCGAGGTGTATCGCCTGTACGCGCCCACCCTGGACCTCACCAGCAGCACCACCGCGCTCACCGTCAACCCGGGCTTCGCGGAGGTGCCCATCTGGAACGTCGGCGCCAGCCTGGTGCTGCCCTTCTGGGACGGCGGCGCGCGCGAGGGCCGCCTGCGCCAGGCCCGCGGCCAGCTGGAGCAGGCCCGCGCGGAGGTCACCGGCCGCGAGCGCAACATCGTCATCGAAGTGACCCAGGCGAAGCGCGCCGTGCAGGTGACCCAGGAGACGCGCGACCTGGCGGACCGCCAGCGGAAACTCGCGGAAGAGAATGACCGGCTCACCCGCCGCAGCTTCGAGGTGGGCACCGGAACGAGCCTCGAGCTGGTGGACGCGGCCGGGGCCCTGCGGCAGGCCGAACTGGAGCTCGTCATCCGCGACTTCCAGTACCGCCAGGCCGTGGTGGATGCATTCCTGTCGGAGGCGGCATGCGATTGGTGA